GAATCTGAAACAAAACTTAATAATCACGGGTGTAGATACACTTGAAGCAGTTTAGGATTATCAAAGGAATAAGCAATAGGATTCTGATTTTCACTTCAAACAACAATACAACAGCTAAAGAACATATTACAACAAAGAAGCAATCATGTGACACTCCCAGAAACTCTCCCCGCATGGAGATGGCTGGGCTCTCAAGGACTGAGCCTTGCCTCCTTTGTTGTTAAGCATCCTGAAACACCAGAGCATTAGGACTGcttttttcatattttactCAAATATCCTCACTTGAATGACGTCCAGTCTCTGGATTTCTGCTAGCAACGTGCTTTTTGTGTTTCTTGCTCTTTGCTTTCTTGGCTTTCATTCGGCGTTTTTTCTCATTAGCATCAACCCAAGCATAGTCAGGTGGTATGTGGAAAGGGTCAATCTCCTCCCGGAAGCTTCGGCTTTCACTGTCACTTGATTGACCACCACGGCTACCTGTCATCCATGAAAGCCACGAGGAAGACACCTCAGACTTAGCATCATGGAAATGCACAGGGCTGGAAGGAGGGGTGCAGAACTCCTCTGTTGGCTGAAGCTCCTCAAACTTCGTGAACGTAACAAGGACCCTGATGGTTGGTACTATTGGAATGGCAACCTGCAGCATGGAACCTATTAATCACGGAGTGACAATTAAACCATTCAAGATGGTATGCTACATATACAATGAACGAGAAAACAGCCGCATCCAGGATAGATTTGTAAGATCGTTTCAAAACCACGCAAATACTACTAAATATGGAGAATGAAGCACCAAAAGATTAGGCAAATAAAAATTGGCTAAAGAGGAATCAAAAATCAATCCATACGCTCTTTCATAGAAAGAAACTAAACACATAATTACAACTTTGATCCTAAATGAAATCAACACAAACTTCAATACTGCAATCAACAATTATGTTCTGAAGCAttagaaatttcatttcaacaTAATAAGATGTATTAATTATGAAATGCTAGCTTATAAGTTATATGATGAAAATGCAAGTTTACCCTGACAACTTCTGATGCAAATTCCTGAAACCAATTTTCTAACTTCCTAGCTCcagaataacaaaataactgCCAACCAGAAGTTAATTGTATAGGATAATGCATAGCTTCAGTTTCTAAAAATCAGGGAAACATCAAAGCAACATAAAACAGTCCTGCAGCCCCTGTACCCAAGTAAACATGCTTTCAGCGTTCTATATTTGTTGCCTTCCACCGCAATAGTTTGCCTCCTTAGGAAGCCTAAGAACTAATAGACATCGGAAAGCATGCAAATATTAATGGCAATCCTAGTCCCTAGCAAAACCGTCTCGTCAAGACTCATTAAGTGcctgtttggttttgaaaaagcTGTTCAAAACATTGAAAAGAtgtcattttttcaaaatattgtaaAGTCAAAAGCCGTTTTCAGAAGCAGCTCAAGGTCTCCTTTTCAGATTCAGCTTTTAAGCTCAAAATAAGCTAATAGGCAAAAGCACAAATTAATGCAAAGGGAAATCCTTCTAAATGGCATTCAGCATTGAGAAAGCTATGATCAGCAAATTTAATAAAAACACGCCTTTAGACTAAGCTAATGATAAAATCATACAACTGAATAACATTCTTGAATTCCCTTCTTTCAGGATGCCCAAAACTTAATCCTTAGCATTACAAGTTCAAAGATCATCAGAACCTTGCAGTACTATTATTTTCCTCTCAAGCGACTCTTAAGTTGTGAGTATGTCAGCATTCTTTCACTTATACCGGAACTCTCTAGTGggggattttttttcttttatttggggtgggggtgggggtgtGGGGGAGTAGGCAACACCAGGATGTAATTAAGGGTAGGTGATAAACATCCCCCTGAATAAAAAGACAGCTAGCTGAAGATTCTTCCTAATAAGCACCACCCAAACCTGCAACAGTGTCCAACAATTTTTCTTGACAACACTCACTCACATTGAGTGATATAGCAGTAACTACTGATTTAGGACAGCTTTGGAACATAGATCCCAACAACAGAAGTAACTTTACAATCATTTGGCAGGGCAATGAAGAGGATCCCCAATGAGGGGATCAACTTGTCAACAGTTGTGATGATCCATCAAGCTTTTATAAGATAAGAACGTCATTCTGTCATGTTTATATTATGGTTCTTCCCAACATTTCCTTGTTTATTTGCATTTACTCCACAACCAAGCACAGGCACAGCtcacaaaattctgaaaatGTTATCAAAAGAACcatatttgcaaccaaaaagTGCCAATTCGGCAGGATGAAGAAATGAATCTATAAGAAAGACCAAAGTTTGCAAATGGGACATGATAGTCCACAATCAGACAAGACAAGAGCAtaaatttctcatttttatcgGTCATATTTATGCCTAACAGATAGGACCTAGAGAGATTGACCATGCATCTTTTAAACTCACTTTTGAAGAATGATTACAACATTGCACTTGACATGCAACCCACACACTCATGTCTGCCAAATCAGAAAGTTATTTAGTGAAGAACTAAAACAATTCAGCAGATGTATTTATTTCACTACTCAACCATGCAGCCAAAAAGAGTACTTTCCACTAGATTCAGAGCCCTTTAGAATTTGACTCCCACATGCACTCATCAAGGGAAAGAACATGCATGCAAATTGATAACTGGTCATATGTCAGATTTACATGCAACAAAAAGGTGAATGTTGAGGAAACGCATGAAGAAACATACTTTGTTGatgaaagacaaaaaaaaaaggaaaagaattcaAGCACATAGGAACAAGATGTTTGTAAGTGACAGCCAAAAGCCCttccaaagaaaagaaatggaagCTAGTGTGCAATTTATAGCACAATCACTACTAATACCTTAGCAGGAAATGTGCCAGTAGGTAATTTAGTAGTCAATAGCTCCCTCAATCTTCTGATTGCTTTCACCTTATTGGCCAATATATCCAACAGGGGCAAGAGTTCTTCTGTTTTCAAAGGGAAATCTGGTGTCAACCACAGAACGGGCCTTAAACCTTTTTTGTATTCGCTTTCATTCTTAGACTCACTAGCAgcacctttcttcttcttctttttattgcttttaTCCTTGCTCTTCTTAATTTCGCCAGCATCCTCCCTTGGAAATTCAGATGTTGATCTATGACTCTCATTGGGTCTCAGCTTGCTATCTTCAGGAGCCAACTTCGAGAATTTCTTAACTATCTTTGAATCTTCAGGGTCATCTCCGGTGTTCTTTCCGCCTTTCTTGTTCCAGCCAAaccagcttttcttttctttggtaACACCATTGGGATCACAATTTTCAAAGGAACCACCATCGCTGTTTTCATGCAAATCCTGAACTTCAGTTTCCTCTTCCTCACAAGGCCCCTCTGGATTCCCCATGCGAAGTGCAGAATCTAATTGCTTTCTTTCCTCAGCTGTTAATACGTCATCATACTCATCATGTTCGCCACCGTTGGCGACCCTCTCATCATCATTCACTGAGAAAAGCTCCTCATCAGTCATGGCTCCAGGAACTCTTCTTGACTTCACGCTGACCATCACGTGTAGCATATCATAGACCTTGGCTTTCCAGGGTCCAACCATCTCGCTCCTCTCCTGTCGCCTCCAGTTCAAATGGGGAACAAGCTCAGCTTGAGTAACATCAATTCCTGGCCTATACATGTTCGTTTGAGACATCAAGGCCACTTCATGCGCAACTTCAGCTTCTGTTGGTTGCACACCAGCTCCTTCCAAAGCATTTGTAATCTCCTTCTCCTTATGAGCAAGCACAATCAGTGAACCAGGAGGCAAAGATATTTTGCCATCTTCTGATGAATATCCCTCtcccagaaaaagaaaagtttgatCAGAGCGTTGAATGCGAAAGCCATCAAATCCTGCAAGGGTCATATCAGCACGGAGATTAGCACCCCGTTTCCAAATCCTGTAAGTGTCTGAAGGGGCAATTCTACCGATAAATGGTATGACTGAGCTCTCAAAATGAAAGGTTATCTCCATGTAAAAATCCCTTATCCTGCCTGCTGAAGCCACAATCCTAGGAAGCCTACGGCACCATTTTGCCCAAGCAAGAGGTTGGTAATGTCTGGCAATTATCATAGCAATATTCTCTTCCCTAGTACAAACAGCCTCTTGAAGCGCGCTCCACCCATTCTCATTTTGAAGACTCCAATCAGCACCGGCCGCCATCAAAATCTCAGCAGAAATGGGATCCCTCAGCCTAACAGCGAGGTGCAAAGGGGTCTCACGCCCTGGAACATCCCGCCTATCTACAACAGCTGAGACTGCATCGGCATTAAGCTCAGCAGCCAAAGACTCAGCTTCAGTATTTACCTCCCCCGCTTTCGCCAAGTGTGGAAGAGCCCCCACGATCTTTCTTAGCCCAGCATGGTCTCGTTTAGCAACAGCCAAATGAGCAGGACTATGGGCATATTTAGACCAATCTTCCATTGATTTGGGTCCAACCTCAAATCTTTCCACTCCTCCCTAATTCCAATTTCTTCAGAAAACCTAGAACATCCCCATGTTGCTACCAAAATTCAGtcagaaaaaagaagaaagaaaagaaaaaacctcGAACAAGAACCTTGGATTTAGCGAAAAACCAAGACAACAGACATTATAGCTCAAGGGTTCGAAGCATTATTCCGGATTAAATTTAACCTATTCACATTAACTGCACTCCGACATTGCCAGTTTTGGAAATGAATTCCGCGGCCTACAAAACCCTGCAGCACCTGATCCCAATAACACCCTCACCCAGCTCAAATCTGAACCTCGAAAACAAAGTAAAGCATGTCATCagcattaaattttttttttaaaaaaagaaagaaattcaacAAAAACGAAAATCAACTAAACATATCGATCTAGGTCCAGCTTAGCATCGACATATACTGAACCTAGGGAAACCTAGACGCATAAACATCCATATAAGCTAAATTACATCTGAACATTAGAAACTGCATAGATAAAAGCTGAATTTACCAACCTGAGGAAGTGGAAGGGACGGAGTTGGCTGTAGAGAGAGAAAGTGTAGGATTTGAAGGAGGAGGATTGAGCGAGCGAGTGAGTTTTTATACTAGTCGAGACTCGAGATCGATCTCTCTATCTCTttttagctctctctctctctctgcagCTCTttttagctctctctctctctctctctctctacagtGAGAGTGGGGAGGCTGGGAGGTTATCAACGGCCTCACCTGCTGCTCCTTTTAATTTCACCCTTTCTTCTTTATGCTTTgtcctttattttatttttccttttcttctcaaaTAGCAAAAGAACAAATGATGAGACATTTTTTTTGGTGATGTAATATGGTATTCAATagtattgaaaaaataaaaggtgATTGTAAAATATGTCGATGatgtaataaaaatttgtttttaaaaaagcCAACTATTTGGAATTTGGAGGTGTTTGGTTGGCATTCAAGAACCGAAATTGCTATGGAATAATTAAATCCTATTACGGGTATAAATTCTTTGTCATTGCCATTTACTAGTTTGGTTTAGAATTGGAATGAATTTTATTTCACTAATGAATTAATAAATTTGAAACCCAAATCATGATCGGAGAATTAATATGAGACGAATTTTAACACTTTCATCCCTGCTGACATATAAAATTTCAACACTCATTATTTACGTATACCAAACATCTCCAAATCTAATTGAAATTTAAACAGTTAGAGTTACAGTATGTTGTCATATGTTTTTTTACatactttattttgttttttattttaaaaaaattgttttatttttgttgttctCGATTACTTTCCAAATTTTACTTTTTGCTCGCCTCATCAGAGAAAAAGGACCTTGAAAATCAAAACTAACTAAAGGTGTACTTTTAATTTCTGATGATTCCTgtaataatcttttttttttttgtcgcaacgatagatgtcctataacctaatctagcTTAATctaaggggaaggggaggggtTCGATGTGAGTACAGACTCCATCGATGAAGGTCAATTAAGACCGCCACAAATTGTGGCAAATTTGTGGGAGGCAGGGattgaacccctgacctccagcatcacctttaatggtgatgaccactggaccaaatggccagtggcTGATTCCTGTAATAATCAGAACCATTTAAAACTTGCAATTAAGTCCACATCTAAATTCTTCTTACTTCTTAGTCTATTTTACCAAACATgagaatttcaaaattttatatcaTAAAAAATAGAATTGAAGTGACTCTCTTCGTTTTGAGCCAGGTAATAAATGTCCAAGTGCCAAAAATGCAACTTTCAAGTACGTTAAGAATTGGAAATGAAACTTCCAAAATGTAACGCTGTGCCATTCATTTTCCTGCCATTTACAATCCTCCGCCTTGTGTCTAAGTAACGTCCTTCGGGATGGATTACTGAAATAAATGCGGAA
This portion of the Coffea arabica cultivar ET-39 chromosome 2e, Coffea Arabica ET-39 HiFi, whole genome shotgun sequence genome encodes:
- the LOC113730590 gene encoding uncharacterized protein — protein: MEDWSKYAHSPAHLAVAKRDHAGLRKIVGALPHLAKAGEVNTEAESLAAELNADAVSAVVDRRDVPGRETPLHLAVRLRDPISAEILMAAGADWSLQNENGWSALQEAVCTREENIAMIIARHYQPLAWAKWCRRLPRIVASAGRIRDFYMEITFHFESSVIPFIGRIAPSDTYRIWKRGANLRADMTLAGFDGFRIQRSDQTFLFLGEGYSSEDGKISLPPGSLIVLAHKEKEITNALEGAGVQPTEAEVAHEVALMSQTNMYRPGIDVTQAELVPHLNWRRQERSEMVGPWKAKVYDMLHVMVSVKSRRVPGAMTDEELFSVNDDERVANGGEHDEYDDVLTAEERKQLDSALRMGNPEGPCEEEETEVQDLHENSDGGSFENCDPNGVTKEKKSWFGWNKKGGKNTGDDPEDSKIVKKFSKLAPEDSKLRPNESHRSTSEFPREDAGEIKKSKDKSNKKKKKKGAASESKNESEYKKGLRPVLWLTPDFPLKTEELLPLLDILANKVKAIRRLRELLTTKLPTGTFPAKVAIPIVPTIRVLVTFTKFEELQPTEEFCTPPSSPVHFHDAKSEVSSSWLSWMTGSRGGQSSDSESRSFREEIDPFHIPPDYAWVDANEKKRRMKAKKAKSKKHKKHVASRNPETGRHSSEDI